The window AAGGTCGGCATACTTCGCATGCCGCAGGCCCTCGACCAAAGCATCTTTCTGGGCAACCTGTGCACGCCAGTCGACCACCCGCGCCTCACCCTGGACGCCTTCGAAGCGGGTGCTGGCGGCGTTGGCGTGATGCACGGCTTCCGCAGCCCGGATCAGGGCTTTCGACGGGACGCAGCCCACGTTCACGCAGCTGCCGCCAATCGTCCCGTATCCGATGAGGGCGACCTGTGCGCCCTGCTCGGCCGCCGTGATCGCGGCCGAGAACCCAGCCGACCCGGCGCCGACGACGACGAGGTCGTAGCGGCCCTTGCCGTCGCTCTCGCGCTGAGTGTTGCAGCAATCGCTCATGGTTTCAGCTTTCGTGTGTCATCGTCCGCGTCGCAGCAATCGGATGCCGCCGGGCTCTTTGATGTGTTTCGTCGATAGAGTCCGATCCCGACCAAGCCGACCGAGGCGACGAGCACTGGGATCAGGACGTAATCGGCCTTGGCAGCCCAGGCCGCGAGCCCGACCGCACCGAGACCAACCGCCAAGAAGGGCGTCACGCAGCAAAGCGCGGCCACAACGGCGCCGGCGATGCCGGTTCGTACAAGGATGCGGTCTTCCATGACGAAGCTACCCCACCGCTCAGCGCGCCTGGGCGGTGCTGCCCGTGGTGTCCGCACTCGCGTTCCTCACCTCCTTCACCGAAGATGGGTATCCGGCACCGGTGGTTGCCTGGGAGAGCGCCTCGGCTGTGATCTTGTCGTCGTCGAAGGTGACGGTCGCCGTCGCCGCGCCGCCGTGCTCGACCACTGCCACCTGGGTGACGCCGGTCAGACGTGACAACGTCTTCTTGACGATGGGCGCGCAGGTCACGCAACTCACGTTCTGCACGTCGAGAATGGCCGTGCGAGGAGCGGCGGAGGCAGCGCTGGCCGATATCAGGATCGATGCGGCGAAGGTGGCACGGAGCAAGGTTTTCATGGGTGGTCTCCTTCGATCGTGGCGGTGAAGGTCAGAGAAACAGAGGCGCGGTGTAGGGGAAGGTCACAGCCGCGAGGATGAGCGCGGCGGCCACCCAGAGCCCGATCCGGGCGACCCGGCTGGAGCCTGGCCGCGCGCAAGAACCTTCATCTGAACACGTCGCGGGTCGGCGGTAGGCCCGCCAGAAGCCAAAACCAAGAAACGCGACCGCCGTGGCGATGAAGAAGGGTTGGTAGGGGGCGAGCGCGGTCAGGTTGCCGATCCAGGCCCCGCTCACGCCGAGGCTGAAGAGCACGAGCGGCAGGATGCAGCACGAGGAGGCGCCGAGCGCAGCGAGGATACCGCCGACGACCGCGAGCTTCTGTCCCTTCTGTCCCCCTTCGCTCCTCGGTACGACCGCGTTTCCGCGAGGAGCCGTGCCAGCCAATTTGTCCATCAGAGTTTCCCTCACCGTGAGAGTGTACGACCTGTAGTAACTACAGGTGCAAGAGCTAATTTCGGAAGCTCACTCGCCCTCGTCCGAAGAGCTTCAGGACTGTTCCGCAGGGCGTCCGAGGGCGACCGGGTCGAGGGCGAGCATCGGCCCGCTCACGACGCGACGGTAGAAGCAGCTCGAACGGCCGGTGTGGCAGCAGCCCGCCTGTTCGGACATCCGAACCCTCAGCCAGATGGTGTCCTGGTCGCAGTCGACCCGGATCTCCTGGATGCGTTGGACCTGCCCGCTCGTTGCGCCCTTGTGCCAGAGACATTGCCGGGACCGGCTCCAGAACCAAGCCTCGCCCGTCTCGATGGTCCTGCCGAGCGCCTCGGCGTTCATCCAGGCGAGCATCAGCACGGTTCCGGACACCGCGTCGGTGACGACGGCCGGAAGAAGCCCGGCGCCGTCGGACCGCGGAGTGAGCGCCAAGCCTTCCTCGCGAGCCTGGATCTCAGAATGGCCGGACATGCAACATCTGTTCTCTGATGCGAGTTCTCGGCCATCTGGGCTGACGCGAGTTTTCATGCCCGGGGCGGGGGGGGGCCCGAAACGAGTCAGTGAGGAACCTGGAAACAACGCTCATTTCCCGTCGTTCTTGGGCCGGTGGCGGCCGATGCCGTTCGAGCGCGCGAGAGCAAACCAGACAGTGTCGTCCTGATCGACCACAATCCCGTTCGGGGCTCGCAGCCCGTCCAGCCCGACCTCGCTGAAGTGTCCGTCTGGCGTGAGGCGGCTGAGCCTTCCGCCGCAATGCTGCGTCACCCACAGGGCGTCCTTGCTCGACGCGATGCCGTAGGGAGACTTCGTGCTGGTGCAACGCGAGGGACGGCCATCCTCCGAAGGAGAACCAGGCAGGCACGATGGCAGCGCGAGCTCGGTCACCTTGCCGTCCGTCGTGATCCGACCGACGCCGTCCACGGCGGCTTCGGTAAACCAGAGGCTCCCGTCGGGGCCGGCAACGATATTCTGCGGCGCGCTGTCGAGGGTCGGGAGCGGGAACTCCGAGACTTGGCCGGTCGGCGTGATCCGGCCGATGGTGTTGCTGTTGAAGCCCGTGAACCAGAGATTGCCGTCGGGGCCGGCCGTGATGCCGTAAGGGGTCAGCGTCTTGCCGAGCCCAAACTCGGTAACCTGACCATCGACCGTGATCCGGCCGATCCGGTTCGTACCGGACAAGGTGAACCATAGGGCACCATCGAAACCCATCACGATGCCGAAGGGATAGCTCGCAGGTTCCGATAGCGGGAACTCCGCGATTTCGCCCGCGGGCGAGATGCGCCCGATCTTGTTGCCGCGGTTCTCCGTGAACCACAGGTTCCCGTCAGGACCCAAAACGATGTCCTGAGGCCGGCTGTCCTGCGTGGGGATAAAAAACTCGTTCAACTGTCCGTCGGGCGCGAGACGTCCGATCTTGTTGCCTTGCTTCTCCGTGAACCAGATGGCGCCGCCGGGTCCGACGGCGACACTCTCTGGATAGCTATTCGGGGTCGGAACCTCGAAAAGCTTCACGCCTTCCGCACTCGCCGGGGCTGTCAGGACCAAAGCGGCATAGAGGCTTCCTAGGCGAAGCATCCGAGCGCCGAAACACGCGATGTCAGGGGCGGCCGTCGGGGCCAATCGGCGCGCTGCTTGGATGACATGATTAATTGCTTCGAACATGGCTTTCCCTCGAACCGCAGAGGGCGTAACATCTGTACCAACTACAGCTTCAAGGTAAATTTCGATGGGTGCGCTACCAGCGACACGAGGGCCTGCTTCCTTGACTATCGGCGCGCTCTCGGAGCGCACCGGCGTCAACATCGAGACGATCCGGTACTTCGAGAAGGTGGGCCTGCTCCCCCGTCCCCCACGCACCGAAGGGGGGCATCGGTCCTACGATACCGAGCATGTGCGCACCCTGGCCTTCATCCGGCGTGCGCGCGAACTCGGCCTCAACCCCAAAGAGGTTCGGGCGCTCCTTGAATTGCGTCAGCCCGGCAAGGCGTCCTGCTGCGAGGTGCAGGAAATCGCGGTGCATCACCTCGACCGGGTGCGTGCGAAGATCGCCGACCTGACCCGGCTCGAACGGCTCCTGACCAGGACCATCGACCAGTGCTCGGGTGAAGCGGCTCCCGAATGCCCTGTGCTCGACATGATCGATCACTCGGGGTGAGCGTCACAGCATGTATCCGATATCTGAGGATCCGGTTGGATAGGCGAACATCGTGGATTTCAGATCGTCGGCCGTCAGCCCATGCCGGATCGCCAGGGCGAAGACGTTGATGGTCTCGTCCACGTGCGGGCCAACGAGATGGGCTCCCAGGATGCGCCCGGTCCCTTCCTCGACCACCGTCTTGTAGCCGTAGACCCGTTCGGCTTCGCGCCGCGCCGTGAACCAGCCCGAGGTGAACTCGGACTTGATGCGGACGCGCAGGCCGCTCTCCCGAGCTGCGGCTTCCGACATGCCGACCGCTGCGATGGGAGGCGAGGTGAAGGCGACACTCGGCACGCCCGTGTAGTCCGGCTTCGCGTGATTGCCTTCGAGCAGGTTGGCGGCGGCGACCTTCGCATCGTGACTCGACACGGGCGTAAGCGGCGGCCCGACCAGCGCGGCATCCCCGGCCGCGTAGATCGCGGGGTTCGTGACGCTCTGAAGGTACTCGTTCAGCTTGAGCCGTCCGTGCTCGACCGTGACATCGGCGGTGGCCAGATTGAGCTTGTCGAGCGCGGGCCTGCGCCCGGCTGCGTGGACGACGAGATCGGCTTCGAAGGTCTCCTGGCCCGCGTCGGAGGATGCCTCGACCCGGAAGATGTCACCAGCCCGCTGGATCGCCGTGACGGTCGTCCGGGTGCGCACATCGACGCCCATCCCGTCGAACGCTTTCATGAGCCAACCGACGAGATCGGGGTCGAACTGCAGGAGCATCCGCTCTCCCCGCTGAAGCACCGTGACTTGTGCCCCGGCTCGTGCCGCGATGCGCGCGAACTCGGCCGCGATGTAGCCGCCACCGACAAGGACGATGCGAGACGGTAGGTGCTCCAGAGCAAGGAACTCCTCGCTCGTCGCCAGATGCTCCTCGCCAGGAATGCCGAGTGGCACCGGCACTGCCCCAGCCGCGATCAGGATGTGCCGTGCCTGGATCGCCGTTCCGGCGACATCGAGCGTGGTGCGGCCCGTGAACCGGGCCTCGCCGTGGAAAGTGTCGATGTCCTTGTCGGCATACCGGTGCTCGTTCTTCACCGGCACCGGATCTGTGAAGGTGCGCTTGAAGGCGATCAGGTCAGGCCAGTCGATCCGCACATCTCCGACGATGCCATGACCGCGCATTCGCCCTGCGGCGTCGATCACCTCGGCTCCCGCGATGAGCATCTTCTTCGGGTCGCAGCCCCGAAGTGCGCAGGTGCCGCCGAATGGCTTGTGGTCAATCACGGCGACATTCCAGCCTGCACCACGAACACGCATGGCCGCGACCATGGCCGCCGTGCCGGTGCCGATGATCGCGAGATCATAGATTTTCATGTCGGGTACTCCAGCATTCTGAAGGACAACAAATCTGGAGTTGGTATAGGTTCCGGGCGATTACATTCTGCCTTTTGCGCTGGACACCGTCATCGACGTTCTCAAGGCCTCGGTC of the Methylobacterium aquaticum genome contains:
- a CDS encoding cation transporter, translating into MKTLLRATFAASILISASAASAAPRTAILDVQNVSCVTCAPIVKKTLSRLTGVTQVAVVEHGGAATATVTFDDDKITAEALSQATTGAGYPSSVKEVRNASADTTGSTAQAR
- a CDS encoding Vgb family protein codes for the protein MKLFEVPTPNSYPESVAVGPGGAIWFTEKQGNKIGRLAPDGQLNEFFIPTQDSRPQDIVLGPDGNLWFTENRGNKIGRISPAGEIAEFPLSEPASYPFGIVMGFDGALWFTLSGTNRIGRITVDGQVTEFGLGKTLTPYGITAGPDGNLWFTGFNSNTIGRITPTGQVSEFPLPTLDSAPQNIVAGPDGSLWFTEAAVDGVGRITTDGKVTELALPSCLPGSPSEDGRPSRCTSTKSPYGIASSKDALWVTQHCGGRLSRLTPDGHFSEVGLDGLRAPNGIVVDQDDTVWFALARSNGIGRHRPKNDGK
- a CDS encoding MerR family transcriptional regulator, giving the protein MGALPATRGPASLTIGALSERTGVNIETIRYFEKVGLLPRPPRTEGGHRSYDTEHVRTLAFIRRARELGLNPKEVRALLELRQPGKASCCEVQEIAVHHLDRVRAKIADLTRLERLLTRTIDQCSGEAAPECPVLDMIDHSG
- a CDS encoding dihydrolipoyl dehydrogenase family protein: MKIYDLAIIGTGTAAMVAAMRVRGAGWNVAVIDHKPFGGTCALRGCDPKKMLIAGAEVIDAAGRMRGHGIVGDVRIDWPDLIAFKRTFTDPVPVKNEHRYADKDIDTFHGEARFTGRTTLDVAGTAIQARHILIAAGAVPVPLGIPGEEHLATSEEFLALEHLPSRIVLVGGGYIAAEFARIAARAGAQVTVLQRGERMLLQFDPDLVGWLMKAFDGMGVDVRTRTTVTAIQRAGDIFRVEASSDAGQETFEADLVVHAAGRRPALDKLNLATADVTVEHGRLKLNEYLQSVTNPAIYAAGDAALVGPPLTPVSSHDAKVAAANLLEGNHAKPDYTGVPSVAFTSPPIAAVGMSEAAARESGLRVRIKSEFTSGWFTARREAERVYGYKTVVEEGTGRILGAHLVGPHVDETINVFALAIRHGLTADDLKSTMFAYPTGSSDIGYML
- a CDS encoding mercuric transporter MerT family protein, whose translation is MDKLAGTAPRGNAVVPRSEGGQKGQKLAVVGGILAALGASSCCILPLVLFSLGVSGAWIGNLTALAPYQPFFIATAVAFLGFGFWRAYRRPATCSDEGSCARPGSSRVARIGLWVAAALILAAVTFPYTAPLFL
- the merF gene encoding mercury resistance system transport protein MerF, translated to MEDRILVRTGIAGAVVAALCCVTPFLAVGLGAVGLAAWAAKADYVLIPVLVASVGLVGIGLYRRNTSKSPAASDCCDADDDTRKLKP
- the hisI gene encoding phosphoribosyl-AMP cyclohydrolase, whose amino-acid sequence is MSGHSEIQAREEGLALTPRSDGAGLLPAVVTDAVSGTVLMLAWMNAEALGRTIETGEAWFWSRSRQCLWHKGATSGQVQRIQEIRVDCDQDTIWLRVRMSEQAGCCHTGRSSCFYRRVVSGPMLALDPVALGRPAEQS